The segment CCATTCtaacatggaaaataaaacaaatactttGTGTTCATGAACAGACAAGCTGGCAAATTTTTAATCCATAACTAATATAAGAATCTGTtactataataataataataaagtaaatattttaaacttcagcctacaaacaaaaacaaaggctTCCTACCCCAATATGACTCTACCATAACAATCTTGTCCTTGGTTTTGATGATATCTTAATAAAAAATTGAATATgcctctgatttttaaaattcagcagaTATTTGATCATTTTAATCACAGATATTACTAGAAAGACTTCAATGGCAGTACtgctttttaacattttattaatttagaaATGCATACTTTCATCATTTTCTCTGAAGTTGCCTCAAAATTTTCATTCTGCACTTGGTTTTGGTTAAAGTATGAAAAAAGCACAGATGGCAGAATCAGGATTGTATTTGAGAGAGAGGGTGGATGATTTTTCCTCAATTTCCCTTTTATTGTACATGATTTAAGCACAGGTACTTGCACATTAGCACTTcgaatttcttttttttttgattcatctacatatatttttttcttatgattTGTGAAGTCATATTTATCCAATCAACACTTAAACATGTGCTTAACTTTGTGGTTgtttcaaattatattttagaCTAAGTGAAGCCATGAATAGGGCTGATTATAAGCACGTCTAAGATTTTCTTGAATTGGCTCCGTTTGTCAGTAAAACAACTGTAGATAACAGTTCTTTACACATTCTGATTTGAATATTTCATACATACCCATTCCAGAAAAGTGAatcctttttaataatttcattttaaaataactaatGCACTAGCACGATCTTATTCATTGAAGTAGAAAATGTTACTCTCTTCATGTTTTCAAAGGTCCTCTTCCTTATCTTGATCTCATTTCTGTATTGCAGCCCAGGCAAATATTCTGTTTAATAGTGTTTTTTAATGCCACAGGTTCAATATACTGCAAAAATTTTCATAATAGCATAAATAAATAGTTCATAATAGCAACCAGTAGTTTTTGTTAACTGTCTTGAAAACAGATCTGCTTGTATAGGTTTATAAGCTGAAATATTCTTGCTTATATTGTTCTATGCAAGTCAGTATCCTTTGTGCTTCTAAATTTGTTTCTTGATtggcaagaaagaaaatcttatctgctatttaaattttctgtgaTCCAATTTTGCACTTTATGTGACATACTATGTCCACCACACTAAATTATTCAGCAAAATTGAAAACATGCAGGGCTTAACAGTCTGTATAGGTCAATTATAAAATAGGCCCGAAAAACATTCTATTTGATGCAGGTGCCAAAATGACATGTAGAAGCTGGTGCATAGATTCAGCATAAGCAGAAGGACTTCTTGATAATGCTGTAAAAGTAGACATGGAGAAAATCTGTAATGATTACAGTGCTTTTATATAGAATTGTATAGTGTTGGTAAGCACCGGGATATAGAAATGGATTCAAAAAAATGCATGTTTCAAAGGCTCAAGGCTGAAAAAATATGTTCTACACGCTAGAACACTTTAATACACAAATACCCAGAGTATTACAGGACTTAGTACATGACAGAATCATAACCAACTATCTTTAGAAATAACATTCAGTAAGTAGCAGATCATAATGACAAAATATCTTCCTTTAAAACTTTGCATCACCAGCGATATATTAACAGCTCCTTACTCAATGGATTTTATTATCACATTTCTCTACACATTGTTGCCATTTGGATATGAGTAATATcaagcactgcagaaaaatcaTAGAACCTTCAGCTCTTATCCAAAAAAACCATTCCAACTTGATGAATTTTAAACCATTTTGAAGATGAGACACAGCACTTTAAAGTATCTTTTAAAAGATTCCAAATCATTAAAAACCCTACTTGactaatcttaaaaaaaatagtgatgAGTTTTTCATTCACTGAGAGAAAAACTTGTGAGACCTGTGGAAGCATTAAAATATTATGTGTTTGGTTTAGGATTCTACCTGTCTTCATTTAAATTATCTGTGATTAAATTTGATGCATCTTATAAATAACAAGAGATACTATTGGTCCAGCTGCAGAGATAAAAGTTTGTGCTGTGTGGTATCCAGGAAATTCCAAAGCATCTTCTTCTGGGGATTATTTAGTGCAAGGATATCTATGATTACACAAAGCATTAGTATTAAGTATCCTAATTTGATTTCTCTGGCCGGAGATAATAAAAAGGTAATAGTACATGGTAACAAAGCGTCATCATAAAGCTCTATTTATTGTATGTGTGAAGCCACACATATAAACCTATgctattctaaaaaaaaaagttaaaaagccAGGTAAGAATTCAGCCAGGAATTGATGTCAGATTCCTACTTTAAGATCAGAAATGTTCACGTTCAATTATTATTTGTTACAGAGATAGTGAGCACATGTTGGTTTGCTGTCTCTGGCTGTCTGTTCTCATTCAGTGTTTACACATACCTTTGTCACATTTGAACGGGTTTTACTTCACCTGACTTTAGTCATCTGGAAGACAGTCCTCTAGTCAAAGGTAGGCACCTGTGCTTCCTCTCACTGGAGCTAACAAAGACAATAAAGCACGTGCAAAAGGCAATTTATGTCAGTTTTCCTAGAAAGAGATAGTTTGGAGTGATGGGTACCTGTGCACTAGAGAGGTAGGGTATGACCAGCCGAGGCTGGATCCTGAACTTTTGTGAGTTATTGAGAAGAATCCCACTGTAGCAACTGAGAGATATAAATGTATGTGCAAGAGCGCAGTCATGACACAGTCTAATTGATACTCCTGCAAATGAAgataaaataccaaaatattatttcaatgTACAGTTGATGGCTTCAAAGCCAGTCCAAACTACACATATCAACACTCACTCTTGAAGCAGAACAACGCCCACCACTTCTCTTCTTCGGGTAGGcaaattttaatcttttactATGAGACTGACAGTTTTGTATCCAGTTGCTATGACAGCAGAAGCCAAAGAACCATGAACCAAAGTTCACTCTCATACCCCAGCCTCCTTCCCCATGCGTGATTCTCACACTGCGCAGCTCCAAAAGGTTATGAGCATTTAGCACAGTAGGAAGGAGACTTGCCCAGGTTCTCTTCTCATGTCTCACATCTGGGAGCAAGACTCCTGTGAAAGTGCTATTAATGGACCTCCAGCATTTTGGCTAGTCCAAGAGTATCTCCACAGGCATTCTGGAAAATTTGCACTGTTGCAATAGCTTCTGcctaggaaaacaaaaatacaaaagtaaCTATGAACACAACAATACAACATGTATCTTTTCAGCAAGCCAAAGAAAGAGGAGATAATTTCAGCTTCATTTCAAATTGTATCAACTTTCATAAAGGCCTATCATTTTAGGTATGCACCCTATGTTTACCATACTGATGCTTAtaaacaacaatttttttttaccttttagtCTTTGTTTTGCTAGGCAAAAGTCTTTCTTTGCATAAGACTGACTCTTCATTACCTTTAACCTGCTCTCATTTTTCATAAATGTACTTTTTGAATAAGCTGAGTATGACATTTCTGATCAGATCTtgtgctttctgcttttctatATATCTCTACTGGAAATACTTCAGCCAGTATATCCTAGGATCACATTTGCCTTTCTACTGAAAGACCATGAAAGCACAGAAATTCCAGTGACCCCTCAGAATTCCTTCATTTCTCTGGCACTCACCACTATGCTTGAAGGCACCTTTATGTGAGAAGCCTTGGAGCATGAAGTGCTCAAGATGAGAACCTTGTTGGATACAGAACATATGTGCTTAATTTTATATATGGTGTATCATTTCATCAGTTTCAGTTCGCTTTGTAGGTTCTTGGCCTATCGCCTCAgtctataaataaataatgacaGATTTATAAATAAATCAGTTTCTAACCAGCTGAAACTGTGTTATCTTTGTAGCTTTTACCAATCAATAGAGCAGCATGAATGACAGGTACAGGTtctgcagttttaaaaaaatctagtaTAACAATAAATAAACATAGTAAGTACCACACCAATATTTTGATGCACtagcacaaaatatttcatatggTGTTTCAGAATACGCCCAAGCCGTCTACATCTATGCTAGGCCAGCAAGTGCTTTTTAGCTGGCAGTTCAGTGTTCTCCCAATATAAATAGATGATCAATCATTCCTTGTTGCTATTGTTTTAAAGAATAGTTTGAAACCCAATTCACACTGAATGTTAGTACGGCCTGTTCTTTTTGTACTCTTATCAATACAAGttgtaatatttaaaaagtgCATTGTTTTCATCTGGCTGCAGGACCATATGTGTTGAGCTCTGCTGTAATTTTCTAAGTTCTTGCTTGGTGGGAGAGTGCAGGTGCAAGCCTGCAGAAGAGACTGAAAACTCTGTGAAGGTACAAAGCACATATCaatcttttcagaaaacaaatacGCAAATGAAAACACTTAAGTGGAGAAAATCCATTCCCACACTGAGAATTATTGTATTACAGTGCATTACAGTGCAGAGTTTGTGTGAAGATGAATTGGAATTTCACCTGCCTTCCGTTCTGCTCACTCAGAGGAAACTTACGCAGACCTAAACTCCAGTCCCCCATTTAAAGCCTGATGTAGGGCATCAGGCAATGCATCTGTATTGTTCTTGTGTCAGGAGCCctggatttattatttttccaccAGATGTGGTATGAAGAACGCTTGACATTAATTATGTTACTACAAACCACCCATGTCATGTTCCTGTCACAACGAGGACTACGCTCGTTCAGGTCTCTCTCCTGGCATGTACAGAGAGGTCACAGGATGGTGCCAGAAGCCAGGCGGTGATTTCAGCCCGCTGCCTGTCCTCGGTCCACCACTGATGAGCACTCAGGGGAAGGCTGAAAGCCAAAGGCCTATCCCCACCCTGGGGGCTGCACGGAGCAGTGTGATCGTCGAAGCAAAGACGGCTCTCTGCTTTCCCAAGTTCTTGCTTTGCAAGGCCCAGGGTGCTGCTCCCGGACTGGGGAGGTGTCGTCTCCTACTTACCAGGGCTCCCCCTCCGCTCCCGCTCAGCGTTCCTGCCCCGGGGAACCGCAGCCGTGTCCCTCACACCCCGACCCCTTGCTCTCGTTCCCCGGCTCCGCGGCCCCGGGAGGCCCTGTGGGGGCTCTGGGCTCGGGCCGGCGGCCGCAGCGCCGCCTCGGGCTGGAGCGGGCCATCGGCGCTCGCCCGGGCCGCCACCCGCGCCCTCCGCTGCCCAGCGGAGcgggcacagaggagaggccaCCCCGGCACACCCCGCGCTCTCCTCAGCGCCCCGGCGCCTCCCTCCTCCGGGGCACtgcggagcggcggcgggcgctgccgccTCCCCCTGCGGCTCCCGGAGCGCCGGCTGCGGGCAGCGCTCCCGCCGGGCAGCGCTCCCGCCGGGCAGCCCCAGCGCCCGCTCCGCTCCGGACTCACCCCGGAGAGCGCACGGCaggcggggagcggggcgggcggagcggaGGGGGAGGGCTGCGCGCAGATGAGCGCCGGTCCTGCGAGATGCTGCACGCCCAGCTCCCCGCCGGAGGGGGGTAGCAGCCGCTGTCTCCGCCGGCTCCTGCTTTTTTGCAAGGGCTGTTGCTGCCGCTGGACGCAACCTTCTCCCGACATggagctgccgccgccgccgccgatGCTGCTGGAGTGAGTGAGTGTGACGGGCAGAGCTAGCCGGCCGCATGGATGGATGTGTTTAGCTTTGTGAAGATTGGGAAGCTCTCCGGGTAGGTGTTTGCTGCACCGCTGCCGCTCGGCGATCGGCGGGCGTCCCGCGGCTGCGGGCGCTGCCGTGTCCTGcgggggcagggagggatgggggctGCCCGGCGGGGGGAGCGCCGCGCCGCTCCCAACTTCTCTGGCAGCGGGGCCAGGGGCTCCTGCCGGGTGGGGCGGCGGGGGCTCGCTGTCCCTGGCATCTGCCCGGGCCGCGCCGATGTCCCTGCGCGGGATGGGTCgtccccctctccctttccaaGGGACAATGAACTGCGGCCGCAGTTGGGCGAGAGCGGTGCCCTCCGTGAGACGCCGGCCAGAATGGGCGGCCGGAGTGTTTCTGAAAATGCGAAAGCGCCGACAGGAGCCGGCACCGGGCGCGGTGGCGGTGTTGGAGGGGTGTGTTGGTGCTCGGGGGTGGTGGCCGCGGTGCGGGTGCCGGTCATCTGCGGAGCGGGGGGCGAAGTTCCGAGGAGCGGGCAGCgcccggccgggccgcgccgccggggagctcccgccctgcccctccgctccgctccgctccccggTACGCGCCCCTCGGGCACACCGGCCCCCCGGGAGCCCTGTTCTCGGACAAGTGGTGAAATCGTCGCCACTCGCATCGTTTCTGAGCGCTGCCCCTCCGCCGTTTCATACGGTGGTGGGTTCAGGGGCGCGAGTGGATTTGGCGTCTCATCCCTAGCTTGTAAGGCTCGTACTTCTTGTGTAAATGTGTGGTTGATTTGTATCAtctttctctatttctttgttttccgAATAAACCTTCTCTTGAATGGCCTCAGAGTTGTGGTCTCAGCCTGTAGTCTGTTGCGTTCGCAGCTGGTTGCCAGGCCTGGACCTGCATAGATAGATCAAGAGGCACAACAGCCCCTGGTACAATGTTCCCACCGTAGTTAAACTGCAGGTAGCCCTTCGCAGTTACACAGGGGATTGTGCTTTATCTCAAAGATGCAATATGAAAGTACTCGagtgacattttttttttcagggttcTGGTGTGGATAATCTTCCTAAAGGATTTAGCTTTGATCACTGTAACTAGGAGTGTTTCAAATTCTTATGATTCACTGGTTCCTACACCATAGTTACCATATCCTTTTCTGTTTGTGAGGCACATATGAGGCAGAAATTGGATGTTgtacaaaaggaagaaaggcttgttaaggaaataaaaaaggtgGCTTGCTCCAGTGATGGTCAGATAGGGAGCTTGTCAAAATGACAGATGGTCTGTAGGAACAAATACTGCATGGCTGGAAGTTACAGGAGTGCCACAGGTGCAGGCACTGCCTTtatcccccaaaattcccaccACTGCACCTGGCTGTGATTATAGCTCTGCTTGTGGCATGCCAGCACAGAAGAGTTGCTGTCATTCAGGCACATCGTTGTCTCATCCTGCTCGCAGCAATTTTACACCATGTGACAGTGACAATACAAGCAGCCCCCTCGGCTTGCCTTGGGTGCTGTGACTGGCTGATACCGCTAGAGCTGCAGCAGCGGGAGCTACAGCGGAAACTTTGAGGAGAGGGAAAATGTGCTCACACAGATAAGGAATAGGTCATCCAGTATGATATTTATTTCCAGGTAACTGAATTGAGTGAccttctccttttattttgggGAAATGGTGCTTTAGAAAAGCTCCCAGGTCTTCACGTCACACTTGGTCTAGAATCAAAGGCAGAGAAAGGGATGTGCcatttgaaatttttattatGTCAGGTGCATGGCAGTTTTTAGATATATGTGTATTGTAAGCTTGGGTCTTTCTTGGTGTGTACAAAATCTGTAGCTTTCTGCATATTTGAAGACAGACCTAAGATTTGTATGTAAGACAAATCACAGAAATCCTTCAGAGGAACTTGAAGGTTccttctgaaatgaaattccAAGTTTCAAAGCTTGTATCTGCCTTCATATAAGGATGTGAAATACTTATGGACTGTGTTTATCTGGTAGATTGCAGTAAATGATTCCTGTAGTGAGCTacactttttatttctaattttatgGTTGTTAAAAGACATAATAGTTTACACAGGACTTGACTTTACTTGCTGTTTCCTAGGTTACAGCCAGGTATCTATTCTAATTTTCTAAGAGCTTCATAAAGAAGACAGGTTCCAGTGTGAACCCCATTTTTAGTCCCTTTGTGCATTTGGGTTGGAAAACTAGTTTGCCCGAAAATACCAATTGTTTCCTATTAGAAGGAAGacctttctgaagaaaatatttaactgaGAATGTGATCTTACAGGCAGATTACCTACAGAAAGTTGTTTTGAACATGGCTGGTGCTgaacttcttttaaattttattttgttgtgcATTCAGGTCTTCTCATTTTAAGTTGCAAGTCTTTTGTTACAGTTTTAGTCTGCAGCCTTGATTCTGGGGGCAGTGGCACACCTAAACTCTGTTATACATGACTACATTGGAAGGGATGCTTCCTAAAGTCATGATATGATTTTAATGGATCTGGTAAGAACTTAAATTTTGTCTTGATCAATtaacatataaaatattttatctggaATAAGCTTAAGAGTCCTAGAAGGTGGCTACTGGATATAAAAATTTACataacataaataattttttttatattttaattaccTTTGTGGGGGTTTTATGTGATACCTTTGTGTTTAGGGTCTTTTTGACCCTCTGCTTCTACAATGGCTTCAACAATTGTCCATATTTCCTGGGGGGAAATATGGGCATAATCTGGGAAAGGATTATGTGTGGAAATGATAGAGAATGCCAAACTGGTTTTATGACAAATATCTGGTAATATCTGATCCCTGGTAATCTTGTCCTTTCCTTGACTTAGTAGGTCTGTCACGTTGTGTACTATGCATAAACATACAGTTGTTTCGTGATAAAGTTTCTGTTAATTCTGAAAGTTTGGAGATACCCATCAGacattgaaaacaaaaataccatGTGGAAATAGTGATCATACTTTCTCCCATCCCATTTTGGAAATTCACCAATCAGGTAGTGGTCTGGAGTAAATGTTTTGGTATAAATCCTATGGTGTCATCCTCTGGAGGAAAAACCACGAACAAACAACTACCTTTTATTGTAATGAATTTCCAAGTGTAGAGGATGATTGACAAGCCTTGTTTAATGGATCAGTGCTCTGATGTGGAGCTGTACAAGGCAGGTGAATATTCCTGTAGTGTGGGCAGCATAAGCATGTACGGTGTGGTAGCATCTGTAATTTGGGATGGAGGATCAGTGCCGTAGGTGAGGTGCATGGCTGACAGCTGAGGTTGGTTCAGAAGTCTGTCTTGCCTGGTCTTCTCTCTCAGTTGCTTTTAGCAGCTGCTTGGACAAAGAGTAGGAGTGGTGATTTTTGAGCATAGGTATATGCAGTGGAGGAAGGGTGGTGCTGCTGTTCTGAGCATGAAACTATTTTCAGATCAAGGTAAATCTGAGAAAAGGGCACAGTGTCAAGTTTCTAGTCAGTACTGGACAGATGAACTGTGAAACAATAGGTCAGAATAGTGAATAGAGGTTATCAAGAATTTAAGCATGTACTCATAGAATATATTtttagctggattttttttttttattgtgaatGACTGTTTTTGTGATGTCTGTTGAGGTCAGTTCTATTTCGGAGCTTTCACAGCAGGAAGTAAAACTTTGATATGGAAAGCTGCTTGTCTGGATATCATCTAAATGTGACTGAGTGAGGCTGTGACCCTCCAGAGCTGGGATGCAAAGCTCCTGTGCCCCTGTTTGTAGCTTTGCCAGATGACACTAAGGACTGAAGGACATGACTGTCTGCATGAGTGGCTGTCAGGTTCTAAGCTGTGGCAATACTGCCGAGGGTAGGGTGGACATCTGTGTCACACAGTTACATTTGTGGGAGAAGTTCTGAGCTCATGGAGTAATTTGTTACCAGAAAGAAAGTCTCCAAGAAACAGGCCTGCAGTATGGGGTAAGAAAGTAGAAATCTCATTGTAGATGTTAGAAGTATAATTAATGGAGAGTTAATCCCAGATAGCAAACAGGAGGATACCAGGAAGATTTAGACCTGCCCTAAATAACGATGCCAGTTTGTTGTATGGGGTAGGTATATTTGTCTTACCTAGATCTTTACTTTTCTGCTCAAGCTTAGCATTGCTATTCATTACCCTTGAGTTTAAATTTATTCCATTAAAATTGGATGTGAATAGCTCATATCCTTGCTTGCCAGGGCcttgaaacaacaacaaaaaatcccttAACCCTGCAAGCTCTTCTTTTCAGAGAACAGTCAAATATGTTTTTTGCTGTGATTATGCTAAACCTGAGGCTGGGTTTCTAACTGAGAAGGAACTTCTTACTAAGTCCTTTTTCACTGAGGTGGAGAAATCTCATATTCTTACCTTTTGTGTTTATCTTTCCATAGCTGGACATCTCTAGTCAGGTAGACTGACTTGGTCTACACAGATGTTTGGACTTTTGGGTTCTTGCTGCCTATAAAAGTGAAAGAAGCCTAAA is part of the Prinia subflava isolate CZ2003 ecotype Zambia chromosome 3, Cam_Psub_1.2, whole genome shotgun sequence genome and harbors:
- the LOC134548245 gene encoding collagen alpha-2(I) chain-like isoform X1, producing the protein MRPASSARHTHSLQQHRRRRRQLHVGRRLRPAAATALAKKQEPAETAAATPLRRGAGRAASRRTGAHLRAALPLRSARPAPRLPCALRGESGAERALGLPGGSAARRERCPQPALREPQGEAAAPAAAPQCPGGGRRRGAEESAGCAGVASPLCPLRWAAEGAGGGPGERRWPAPARGGAAAAGPSPEPPQGLPGPRSRGTRARGRGVRDTAAVPRGRNAERERRGSPGVSIRLCHDCALAHTFISLSCYSGILLNNSQKFRIQPRLVIPYLSSAQYIEPVALKNTIKQNICLGCNTEMRSR
- the LOC134548245 gene encoding collagen alpha-2(I) chain-like isoform X3; this translates as MRPASSARHTHSLQQHRRRRRQLHVGRRLRPAAATALAKKQEPAETAAATPLRRGAGRAASRRTGAHLRAALPLRSARPAPRLPCALRGESGAERALGLPGGSAARRERCPQPALREPQGEAAAPAAAPQCPGGGRRRGAEESAGCAGVASPLCPLRWAAEGAGGGPGERRWPAPARGGAAAAGPSPEPPQGLPGPRSRGTRARGRGVRDTAAVPRGRNAERERRGSPGVSIRLCHDCALAHTFISLSCYSGILLNNSQKFRIQPRLVIPYLSSAQLQ
- the LOC134548245 gene encoding collagen alpha-2(I) chain-like isoform X2, which translates into the protein MRPASSARHTHSLQQHRRRRRQLHVGRRLRPAAATALAKKQEPAETAAATPLRRGAGRAASRRTGAHLRAALPLRSARPAPRLPCALRGESGAERALGLPGGSAARRERCPQPALREPQGEAAAPAAAPQCPGGGRRRGAEESAGCAGVASPLCPLRWAAEGAGGGPGERRWPAPARGGAAAAGPSPEPPQGLPGPRSRGTRARGRGVRDTAAVPRGRNAERERRGSPGVSIRLCHDCALAHTFISLSCYSGILLNNSQKFRIQPRLVIPYLSSAQVPITPNYLFLGKLT
- the LOC134548245 gene encoding collagen alpha-2(I) chain-like isoform X4 codes for the protein MRPASSARHTHSLQQHRRRRRQLHVGRRLRPAAATALAKKQEPAETAAATPLRRGAGRAASRRTGAHLRAALPLRSARPAPRLPCALRGESGAERALGLPGGSAARRERCPQPALREPQGEAAAPAAAPQCPGGGRRRGAEESAGCAGVASPLCPLRWAAEGAGGGPGERRWPAPARGGAAAAGPSPEPPQGLPGPRSRGTRARGRGVRDTAAVPRGRNAERERRGSPGVSIRLCHDCALAHTFISLSCYSGILLNNSQKFRIQPRLVIPYLSSAQV
- the LOC134548245 gene encoding collagen alpha-2(I) chain-like isoform X5, which gives rise to MRPASSARHTHSLQQHRRRRRQLHVGRRLRPAAATALAKKQEPAETAAATPLRRGAGRAASRRTGAHLRAALPLRSARPAPRLPCALRGESGAERALGLPGGSAARRERCPQPALREPQGEAAAPAAAPQCPGGGRRRGAEESAGCAGVASPLCPLRWAAEGAGGGPGERRWPAPARGGAAAAGPSPEPPQGLPGPRSRGTRARGRGVRDTAAVPRGRNAERERRGSPGRSYCNSANFPECLWRYSWTSQNAGGPLIALSQESCSQM